Proteins found in one Massilia sp. H6 genomic segment:
- a CDS encoding DUF3108 domain-containing protein translates to MNFAAFCGRHRRLAALCGLSLLLHLLALALFEPRIASPPPLDGRSGLRVRLAAAASSAPDLAPESMPEPAPQSEQASQRAFQRAPVQTPEPASAPVQPAPPAAGGPAAGAEPVQVPSRYRVAVPPSVTLSYDVITAAGTQGEARLAWETDGVQYRLALDGVAGNVESEGGTDDAGLAPARASYRQGSGRATIAFDRERQAIVLESLGRSVPDLPGSQDGATVLMQLAGIALADPDQMQEAVEIYVGRAGGAAVERYQLLGREQLATPAGMLDTLRLVRAAPAGALRLELWLAPGEGWLPVQLRTTAPDGSVRTQVVKAIQRAPAL, encoded by the coding sequence ATGAACTTCGCCGCCTTCTGCGGCCGGCATCGGCGCCTGGCGGCCCTGTGCGGGCTGTCCCTGCTGCTCCACCTGCTCGCGCTTGCGCTTTTCGAGCCGCGCATCGCGTCACCGCCGCCGCTCGATGGCAGGTCGGGGCTGAGGGTGCGGCTGGCTGCAGCGGCTTCTTCCGCACCAGATCTGGCACCCGAGAGCATGCCTGAGCCAGCGCCGCAGTCCGAACAAGCGTCCCAACGGGCGTTCCAACGGGCCCCCGTTCAGACGCCCGAACCCGCGTCCGCCCCGGTCCAACCGGCGCCGCCGGCCGCCGGCGGGCCGGCGGCCGGCGCCGAACCGGTCCAGGTGCCAAGCCGCTACCGGGTCGCCGTGCCGCCCAGCGTAACGCTGTCCTACGACGTGATCACGGCTGCCGGAACGCAGGGCGAGGCAAGGCTTGCATGGGAAACCGATGGGGTGCAGTACCGGCTGGCGCTCGATGGCGTCGCCGGAAACGTCGAGAGCGAAGGCGGTACCGACGACGCTGGCCTGGCGCCCGCGCGCGCCAGCTACCGCCAGGGAAGCGGCCGCGCCACGATCGCCTTCGACCGCGAGCGCCAGGCGATAGTTCTGGAGAGTCTTGGCCGCAGCGTGCCGGACCTGCCGGGCAGCCAGGATGGTGCGACGGTACTAATGCAGCTGGCCGGCATTGCGCTGGCCGATCCCGACCAGATGCAGGAAGCGGTCGAGATCTATGTCGGGCGTGCGGGAGGTGCCGCGGTAGAACGCTATCAGTTGCTCGGCAGGGAGCAGCTGGCGACGCCAGCCGGCATGCTCGATACGCTAAGGCTGGTCCGCGCCGCCCCGGCCGGGGCGCTGCGCCTGGAACTATGGCTGGCGCCGGGCGAAGGCTGGCTGCCGGTGCAGCTGCGCACGACCGCGCCGGATGGCAGCGTGCGCACGCAGGTGGTCAAGGCGATACAGCGTGCGCCGGCGCTCTAG
- a CDS encoding methyl-accepting chemotaxis protein, with protein MLSRLKIGPKLLLAPGVVLLLLVILSSSAYYAMVRQHQSLQTIVGPRAVQMRSTTELVAQAQRVHADTYKLLTWISSSFSRARIELLITQIHRQHAAIERSFVELARLTQPGSAERRHVAQAAQAHRAYVAKAREAVELAQADQTIGAAAMIKPEAAFAAMAERMTLLASLERDLSEQASSSAAADFRIIAGLMPVLILLAVAVSLAITMAVRRALLLEIRGIGAAALGLASGDLTIQAREYGDDEIGETSRALDAGIRNLSGTLRTVLESARTIGNTSREISLGSLNLNSRSVFRSRSLEATAASMQELADTVAVTATSARAANQLAQSVSTSARQGGLTALRMAATMATVKEGALRAAEVASVIDALASEAGALALNAALEAARSGVGAQDGTSFVEAAGEVRALAQRAAGAAREVRELAIRSVAEIEGCTECALDAGSNMAQIASSVRAVEDIVDSIGSASAGQANGLAHVSQAIVRMDEVTHQNCALVEEAAAAARTLQMQALALSRSVAAFRLDATATAAPAPVTPQKESGAPQATPARDQPRERRLRERSHLRLASSRK; from the coding sequence ATGTTATCGCGCCTGAAGATCGGCCCCAAGCTGCTGCTGGCGCCCGGCGTGGTGCTGCTATTACTGGTGATCCTGTCGAGCAGCGCCTATTACGCGATGGTGCGCCAGCACCAATCGCTCCAAACCATCGTTGGCCCGCGCGCGGTGCAGATGCGCAGCACCACCGAGCTGGTGGCGCAGGCGCAGCGCGTGCACGCCGACACCTACAAGCTGCTGACCTGGATCAGCAGCAGCTTCTCGCGTGCCCGCATCGAGCTGCTAATTACACAGATTCACCGCCAGCATGCCGCCATCGAGCGTTCCTTCGTCGAGCTGGCGCGCCTGACGCAGCCGGGCAGTGCCGAACGCCGCCATGTGGCGCAGGCAGCCCAGGCCCACCGTGCCTACGTTGCCAAGGCGCGCGAAGCGGTCGAGCTGGCGCAGGCCGACCAGACCATCGGAGCGGCCGCCATGATCAAACCCGAAGCCGCGTTCGCTGCGATGGCGGAGCGCATGACGCTGCTGGCCAGCCTGGAGCGCGACCTGTCCGAGCAGGCATCGAGCAGCGCCGCCGCCGACTTTCGCATCATCGCCGGGCTGATGCCGGTGCTGATCCTGCTGGCGGTCGCGGTCTCGCTGGCGATCACGATGGCGGTGCGGCGGGCGTTGCTGCTAGAAATCCGCGGCATCGGCGCGGCTGCGCTGGGCCTGGCGAGCGGCGACCTGACCATCCAGGCCCGCGAGTATGGCGACGACGAGATCGGCGAGACCTCGCGCGCGCTCGATGCCGGCATCCGCAACCTCAGCGGCACGCTGCGCACCGTGCTCGAATCGGCCCGTACGATCGGCAACACCTCGCGCGAGATCAGCCTGGGCAGCCTGAACCTCAATAGCCGCTCGGTGTTTCGCAGCCGCTCGCTCGAAGCGACGGCAGCGTCGATGCAGGAGCTGGCCGATACCGTGGCGGTTACCGCAACGAGCGCGCGCGCGGCCAACCAGCTGGCGCAATCGGTGTCGACCAGTGCACGCCAGGGCGGACTTACGGCCCTGCGCATGGCGGCTACGATGGCGACGGTGAAAGAGGGCGCGCTGCGGGCCGCGGAAGTAGCCAGCGTGATCGACGCTCTGGCCAGCGAGGCGGGCGCGCTGGCGCTCAATGCGGCGCTGGAAGCAGCCCGAAGTGGCGTCGGCGCGCAGGATGGCACCAGTTTTGTCGAGGCGGCGGGCGAAGTCAGGGCGCTGGCGCAGCGCGCGGCCGGGGCCGCGCGCGAAGTGCGCGAGCTGGCGATTCGATCGGTGGCCGAGATCGAGGGCTGCACCGAGTGCGCGCTGGACGCCGGCAGCAACATGGCGCAGATCGCCAGTTCGGTGCGCGCGGTCGAAGACATCGTCGACAGCATCGGCAGCGCCAGCGCAGGCCAGGCCAACGGGCTGGCCCACGTCAGCCAGGCCATCGTCAGGATGGACGAGGTCACCCACCAGAACTGCGCGCTGGTCGAAGAAGCCGCGGCAGCGGCGCGCACGCTGCAGATGCAGGCCCTGGCGCTGTCACGCTCGGTGGCGGCCTTTCGGCTCGACGCAACCGCGACTGCAGCGCCGGCGCCGGTCACGCCGCAAAAGGAAAGCGGCGCTCCCCAGGCGACCCCGGCGCGGGATCAGCCCAGAGAGCGCCGCCTTCGCGAGCGCTCGCACTTGCGGCTCGCCTCCAGCAGGAAGTAA